Genomic segment of Candidatus Cloacimonadota bacterium:
ATTTGATTTTCACCGTGGCAGAACCAAGGTGTATTTCGCTAAATTTATTTCAGCAAGCTGAAAATCGAATTTTTATTATTTACCCCTCTGCCTTCGGCATCTCCCCTCAAACAGGGGAGAAAATTTGGAAAACCCCGACGCCGAGCAGCAAGGAATTTTTTCGATTAAATCTTTAACACTATAAAAAAAATACTTTGACATTTCTGACCGGTGGTCATTTTCTGACTCTTGAAGAAATTTAGAAGGATTTTATGGGAATTCTGGAAAGAAAGGAGCGGGAGAAAGAGCAGCGTAAGATCGATATAATCGATGCTGCAGAAAAGGTATTTTTCTCCAAAGGCTTTGATAACGCCAGCATGAATGATGTGGCTGAACAAGCTGAATTGAGCAAGGGAACACTTTATCTTTATTTCAACAGCAAAAATGAACTCTGTATGGCTATCATCGTTCGTAGTTTGGAAAAGATTTTGGAGCTGTTCCAGAAAATTATTGATAAAAATTGTAATGGCCTGAAAAAATTACAATTGATCTCCGAAGAATTCTTAAATTTTACCATCGCTCATCCAAAATATTATAAAGCACTACTCACTTTTAGAAATCATAGTATTGAATGTTCTGAAACTGGATATATTTATCAGGAAAGTTTAAAAAAAAATTCAGAGATCAATGATTTGATAAAAAAAATAATCGAATCTGGTCATGCTGATAACAGCATCTCACCTACTGCTGATGCTGCAAAACTTGCTCAGGCGATCTGGGGAAACTTGACAGGATTTCTTCCAGGATGCATATTAGCAAAGAATCAGATGAACAAGCAGACTGATGTAGAACCTGCTGTAGTTCTGAGATATATCTTCGAGCTGATACAAAATGCAATAAAAGCTCAATAACAGGAGTTTTGATGAAATTTTTTAAAAAAGCTGTTTTCTTATTTATCACACTATTTCTCATCTGGATATTACTTACAGGTTTGCACCCACAGGAATTGATCATTGGAGCAATTGTAGCTTTAATTATCATGTTGATCTTCCTGGGAAGTGCGGAAATTTTTGCTGAGATCAAACTAACGCCAAAAGCATTTGTTTTCTGGTTGATCTACATTTTTGTGTTTTTGTGGGAACTTATCAAATCGAATCTGGATGTTGCTTTCAGGGTTTTAAATCCAAAACTTCCCATCAATCCGGGAATCGTGAAAGTTAAAACAAATCTTAAATCTAAGATCGGCAGAATAATCCTGGCAAATTCTATTACACTTACTCCGGGAACGCTGACCGTAGAAACTAAAGATGATTTCTTCTATATTCACTGGATCGATATAAGCTCTACCGATATCGAAGGAGCTACGAATGCAATTGTGGCAAAATTTGAAAAATATCTGGAGGTGATCTTTGGATAATCTAGCCAATCTTATCTACAACATCGCAGCATATTTGGCTTTGGCAGGAATGATAATCGCACTCATTCGAATGCTGAAAGGACCAACTGCGGCTGACAGAGTAGTAGCACTCGATGTAATGACAATCATTTCCATTTCACTGATCGTTTTCATTGCCGCCCTGCTGAAAAGGATCATCTACATTGATGTAGCTCTGGTTTATGCACTCATGAGTTTCATCGGAGTAATAGCGATCGCCCGTTACTTGGAAAGGGGGCTATAAATGGAATTAATTGGAGCTATAGTTACACTGATCGGAGCAATATTCCTTTTCCTGGGAGCTCTGGGAATTCTGCGAATGCCAGATGTATATAATAGAATGCAGGCGGGAACGAAAGCAACAACCCTGGGTAGTATTTTCTTCCTGTTTGGAATCTGCATCGGTCATTCTGTAGGAGTTTGTTTCTGGAAAATCGTTCTGTTAATTTTATTCCTGATTTTCACAAATCCTATTTCGTCTCACACCTTGGCACGAGCTGCTCATTTTGCCGGGATCAAGTTAGCAAAACGTTCCGTGAAAGACGATCTGGAAAAGGATGAAAATGAATCTGTTAATGAAGATTTTAAGGGAGAAGAAATATGATTTCCACAATAATTATTGTACTTGGTATTATCATGATCTTTGCAGCATTTATGGCAATCTATTTCCAAAACCTGGTTTCGGCTATCCTTAGTGCCGGAGTTATCAGTTTACTTGCCAGTATTATTTATATTTTGCTTGCTGCACCAGACGTAGCGATGACAGAAGCTGCTATCGGATCAGGATTGACCACGGTAGTCTTTCTTTATGCCTTCAATAAAATTAGAAAAATGAAAGTGGAAAACAGGCAGAAAGCAGCTAACGTAAAAGGAGAAGAAAATGGTTAAAAGATTCTTCACCTTCCTTTTTATTATATTCCTTATTTATATATTGTTTCCGATGTTCTATGTTATTTTCAGTGATACTGAACTTAATCCGCTGGCAGCAAATTACGTGAGTGCAGGACCCGATGAACTGGGCAGCCAGAACCTGGTAACATCTGTAATTGTTACTTATCGTGGATTGGACACTTTAGGCGAAGTTACTGTTCTGTTCATTGCCACAGCTGGTGTGGGTTTTCTACTGAAAACTAAAGAAGCAAAATCTAAAAAGAGAAAAGCTTCTGAACTTCTGCAGACAGGATCCGGTTTCTTAGCACCTATTATAATTTTATTTGGTGTTTATATCTTTTCCCATGGCCATCTTACACCTGGTGGTGGCTTTCAAGGTGGAGTTATAATCGCTACTGGTATATTGCTGTTGATGCTGGCAAACGTGAACTGGAAAATGAATAAAACTGTGTTACACACAATTGAATCTCTTTCCGGTGCATTTTATATTGTAATTGGTTTACTGGGAATTTTCCTGGCAGGCGGATTTCTGGATAATCGCATTTTACCTCTGGGAGAATTTGGTACACTTTTCAGTGCCGGAGCTATTCCCATAATTTACTCTCTGATTGGACTAAAAGTAGGTTCCGAACTGGTGGGAATTCTGGATAACTTGAGCGGGGAGGAAGCATGATCTTAGTTTCAATGCTTGGCTTTATTCTTATCATTATTGGTTTGTGGGGAATGCTGACTCAGAAAAATATCATCAAGATGATCATTGGATTTTCCATAATCGATACCGGAATTCATCTCGTGATAGTTTCCATTGGCTACCTGAAAGACCGCACAGCTCCCATTTTGGATGCTGCAGTTGAAAAAGCAACAGCAGTAGAAAGAGTAGTCGACCCTGTTCCCTCTGCTCTGGTTCTAACTGCAATTGTAATCGGGCTGGCCGTTACAGCGCTCATGCTGGTTTACGCCGTGCAAATGTATAAACATAAAAAATCATTGCAGATAAATGATTTTGAGGAGTTGAAATGGTAAATCCTATCTGGATACTGCTTGTAACTTTGGGAATTGCCTTCCTGATAGCTTTATTTGATAAACTCTCTCGAAGTTTATCTCAACTTGTCTTTTTTGGAGCTTTGGTATTAACTACGGCTATTTCGGCTCAATGGTTTTTTAATATTCTATATGGTGGTGAAGGAACACAGATTTTCACAGCCGGCACGATTCCACCGATCTCGATCAATTTGCAAATGGGCCTGGAAGAATCATTATTCACTTTTCTTATAAATCTGGCAGCTCTGCTTTCAGCTTTGTATCTTGCTCCAAAATTCCGACTGGCAAAATCGTATGCTTTGTCATTGTATCTGGCATTGGTTCTGGGTTTGAACGGACTGGTGATGACGCGTGATTTATTCAACGTATTTGTTTTTCTGGAAATCACTGCCATTTCCACTTACGGTTTGATCGCCCTGAATAAAAATACACAAAGCCTTTCTGCCGGATTTAAATATCTCATCGCCGGAGGATTAGCTTCTGCTTTCTTCCTGCTGGGAACGATTTACATCTACAAATTCACCGGAACATTAAATATCGATTTTATTATCAATTCTCAGGAAATGCTATCAGGAAAACTTGGATTTCTGGCATTATTTCTGCTACTTTCTGCAGTTCTAATTGAGCTGAAACCATTTCCTGCCAACGGTTGGGCATTGGATGTTTATCAAGCCGCCGATCCGGGTATTTCGGCTCTCATTGCAGCAGCTTCATCGGCTGCCATATTTTTTGTGTTTTATAAATTAATTTTTCTTTTTGATGCCATTCTTCCCGCCATCACGGTTTTGGGAATGATCACTTTTATCGGCTCGAATCTGGTTGCTCTGAAGCAGACGAATGGACGCCGATTGCTGGGCTATTCTTCCATTGCACAAATGGGATTGCTTCTGGCTGCCTTAGCTTTGATCTTCCAATTTTCCGATTTGGAAAGTGTGGGAAATTCTATTTTTGTAATTATTGGTGGTTTGTTCATCAATCACTTCCTGGCAAAAGCTGGTTTATTCTGGTTAGCAGGAATGGTTAAAGGACAGAAGCTGGAAGATTTTGCCGTTTTGAAATCCGATCCCATGAAAATTATCATGTTCACTTCATTTTTGTTCGCACTTATCGGTTTACCACCATTTCCGGGTTTCTGGGCAAAATGGGAGCTTATAATGCAGTTGGCAGCCAACAATATGTTACCCTTGATAGGCTTGATCTTATTCGGATCGCTGCTGGAAGCTGTTTACCTGCTGCGCTGGCTGGTAAAGATCGTTTCCTCAAAAACTAAAGAACCATCAACTTATAACTTTAATAAAGTTCTTCCTGTTTCGTTATTCTTTTTGCTGCTTTATCTTTTTGGCTTGATCTCCTCGAATCATCTGGAAGGTTCCGATCCACTCTACCTCTTCCCCATCATGTTTGGAGCAATTTTGTATGCCCTGGACTGGCTGCCTGCAAAAATGAAAACTTTTCTGGTGATTTTTATTACATTGGGAACCGGATATTTGATTGTGCCGGAACTTTCTGGAATTCGCTATATTTTTGGAATTATGTTTATCGCTGGAAGTGCTATTCTGCTGATAACCACATTACATTCCAAAGGAATCCGAAGAGGATTTTATCCGCTTATCGTGATGCTGATAACTTCGCTATCCGGTCTTCTGCAGGCAGAAACGACTCTGCAGTTTTTCCTCTCCTGGGAAATCATGGCGATCAGTGCTTTTCTGCTGATATTACGAGGAAAATTCTCTGCTCCGCATGCTTTGCGATATATTTTATTCTCCACTTTAGGAAGTTATTTCATACTTACAGCTTTTGGTTTTGCTTTTCGAGAAAACGGTAATGTGCTGCTGGAATCTTTTGCCATGATCTACACTTCCGCTCCCACAATTTTAATTTTCCTTTCTCTGGGATTTTCGATAAAAAGCGGTGCTTTGGGCCTTCATTTATGGTTGCCGGGTTCATATGCAGAAGCTGAAGATGATTTTTCACCGTTTGTTTCGTCGCTACTCAGTAAAGCAGGAATTTTTGGATTCCTGATATTCCTGGGAATTTTCGGTAAAAACTTTCTGGGAGACACTTCGATTACCGTTCTACTGGGATGGATTGGAGTTTTAACAGCCTTCTTCGGAGCGTTGATGGCAATTTTCCAGGAAGACATCAAATATCTTCTGGCTTATTCCAGTATGAGTCAGATCGGTTACATCGTGCTTACGGTTGCCTCTCTCAGTCATCTGGGCTGGGTTGCGGCTATTTATATGAGTGTAAATCACTTCCTGTTCAAAGCGATCTTGTTCATCACGGTCGCCGGAGTAATATCCCGAGTGGGAACGCGAAATATGTTTGAAATGGGCGGTCTTATCAAGAAAATGCCATTATCATTTGTAGCTGTTCTCATTTCCATCATCGCCATTTCAGGCGTTCCGCCGTTAACAGGATTTGGCAGTAAATGGTTGATGTACAACGCATTATTTGATAAAGGCTGGTATCTGCAGGCAGGATTAGCTTTCTTTTCCGGAGCAATTTCGTTCCTGTATCTTTTCCGTTTGATCCACACGATCTTTCTGGGACAGGGAAAAACTGCTCACAAAAAAGTGAAAGAGGCTTCACCGTTTTACATTGTTCCCTCATTTCTGCTCATCATGGTCATCATGGCATTTTCCACATATCCAAATCTTTTGATAAAACCAATTACTGCAGCTGTGGAAACACATTTTGCCACAAACATAAATTGGGAAAATTACACTCTGATCAGTCCGTTTGGTTATTGGAATGGCTATAATGTAATGCTTGTAACGATGGGTGTTTTCATGCTGCCACTTATCTGGATTTCACTGCGCATCCGCTCGATTCGTAAAGTAAAACAGTTCAACATAGTTTACGCAGCCGAACGACCGGAAAAACCGGAAACTACTCATTTTGCCTACAATTTCTTTGCGCCCTATCAGAAGGCTCTGGGATTTCTGGTGGAGCCCCGTGTAACCAAAATCTGGAATTCTGTTGTAGAATGGACTTATTCCATTTCCGCATCATTAAGGCATATTTATACAGGAAATGGTCAAACCTACGGACTTCACATCATAATGTATATAGTAATAATTTATTTTGCAATTGGAATAAAATAATTAGGAGAGTTTGATGGAATTTAGTTTTCCGAATTCAATATATTTTGCGATAATTTCACTGGCATTTGCTATAATTTATGGTTTATTCATGTTTGGCTTTGTAGCCAGGATCGTGGCACGTGTTCATGGAAGAATTGGAATGCCGGTCTGGCAGCCGTTTCTGGATATCATCAAAAACAACGGCAAACGCACCATGATATCACATGGAATAATGTTTTATCTTGGTTCTGTATTTCGTTTAGCTGGTGGACTGGGATTATATCTTTTTATGCCGGTTTTATACGGTTCAGAATTTTTTGCCAATTTCAGTTTCAGCGGAGATCTGCTTCTTTTGATGTATTTCTTCTTTTTTGGCCAGTTGGGAATGGCTTTGGGTGCTGGAGAAAGCGGACATCCTTACGCTGCAATGGGAGTAAGTAGAGGACTTTCTCAAATGACGGCCTTTGAAGTTCCCTACACTTTAGCGGTTATTTCTCTGGTAATCCAATATAAAACTTTAAACGTGCTTGATATTGTTGCCGCTCAACAAGGTTCATTTCTAAACTGGACGCTCTTCACAAATCCCCTGGCAGTAACAGCTGCTATTTTAGCAATGCTGGGAATGAACATGCATTCACCGTTCGATATTGTGCGTGCACCACAGGAAATTCCAGTTGGACCTCCAGTTGAACATCACAGCGCTTTTCTGGGAATGCTGCAGACAAATCGAGCTCTATTCAATGTTGCAAAACTGATTTTATTCATGAATCTTTTCTTCGGTGGTGCTACGAATCTTATTGTGCTTATCATCAAAACTTTCCTCATTTATATGATTTCGGTTGTGGTTGGCGTTGCCTTCCCACGTTTCCGAACCGAACAATCGATCCGATTTTTCCTGGGAATTCCAACCATTATTGGAATTCTATCGATAATATTCTGGGCAATAAAATAAGGAGAGCCTTCCAATGAAAAAAGAAAAAGAAAAATTAGCAAATCTGGGTTTGCCGGAACATGAACGAGACCTCTTTTGTGATGCCCGTCCGACACCTTCTAAACCTTTTGCCAGATACATCGAGAAATTTGTTAACTGGGCACGAGCAAACTCTCTGTGGCTGATCGCTTACGGAACAGGCTGCGGTGCCATTGAGCTGCGCCCGCTGATGACTTCCCGCTACGATATGTATCGATATGGAATAGCTCCCCGACCGACTCCGCGCCAATCGTCGGTTTTCATCATCGGTGGCTACATGAGTGTAAAAACACTGAAGCGCGTTGTACGCAGTTATGAACAAATGCAGAATCCCAAATTCGTGATCGCTCTGGGCAGCTGCACGATAAACGGCGGCATGTATTACGATAGTTATTACACCATAAATCGCGTCGATCATTACATTCCGGTTGATGTGTATGTGGCAGGTTGTATGCCGCGACCAGAAGCAATTATTGCAGGCTTCAACAAACTGAAAGAACTTATCAAAGCCGGCAAAGGTGAAGGTGCCAATAAATATGCCGAGAATTTTGACTGGTACAAAAATAATCAGAAAAAGATAATTAAAGACTGGAATATGCCCGATTATAACTGGTAGGAAAAAATGAAAGAATTATTGAACGCAATTAAGAAAAAATATGGATTAAAAAAAGTTGTTAAGCAGCGAGATGATTTGTTTTTCGTAACTGTACCCAAGAGTTATGCTGTCGACTTCATCACACACATGAAAGATTATGAAAAATTTACACATCTTGCTTTCTTAAATGCAGTGGACCGGCTGGAAAAGAATCTTTTTCAACTTACTTATCTGCTGGATAATCCCACCTCAAATATAAGTTTGGGAATTCGTGTTGAAGTATCTCGAACTGAACCGGAAATGACGACAATTCATCATCTCTGGAATCAGGTTGCAGCTTACGAAAGAGAATTAAAAGAAATGTTCGGAATTCGCTTTCCCGGCAGTCCACGCCAGCATGAATCTTTTGTTTTGGAAGGTTGGCAGGAAATTCCACCCATGCGCAGAGATTTTGATACGCTCAAATATTCCAATGAAACCTTCTTCCCACGACCAGGAAGGCAAACACACGATCCCAAAGAATATATGAAAGAAAAGCTATATCCTGATTTCTTTAAAAAAGAAAAGGAGGAAACAGATGAACGCTAATCGAGATAAATATCCTCCTATTCATAACGGAAAAGCGAAGATCGATCTTGATTCTCAAAAATATGTGAAATTGTGGCAAGGTCCGCAACATCCCGGTGTGACAGGAAATATGTCTTTGGAAGTAACTTTGTGCGGTGATGAAGTAGTCGATCTTAAAACGCACGTGGGCTATTTGCATCGCGGTTTTGAAAAATTGATCGAACGCCGCAAATTCATCCAGAATTTTACTATCGTCTGCCGCATCTGCGTTCCCGAACCCGATACGAATGAATATTTATATTGCGCTGCTGTGGAAGATCTGGCAGGAATTAAAGTTCCCGAAAAAGCAGTCTGGCTGCGAACCTTAACGATGGAACTTTCCCGTTTAGCAAGCTTTCTCATGTGGATCGGCGGACAAGCCGGAGCTTTGGGATTGGGAACAGTAGGACAATGGACTGTAACGCATCGTGATTATATTCTGGATCTTTTTGAAGAGCTTTCCGGTGCCAGAATTTATCATATGTACATTGTTCCCGGCGGCGTACGATATGATCTTCCTGATGGGTTTGATAATAGATTGGAAGCTGTACTTCAAAAAGTTGAAAAACTTCTAAAAGAAGTAAAAATGGTGCTTCTAAACAATATCGTTGTAAAAAAACGTCTTATCGGTTTGGGAATTATCAATCAGGAAATGGTTGATCAATTTGGAATTGTCGGGCCAAATGCCCGTTCTACAGGATTGAAAAGAGATATTAGAAAAGACAATCCCTATTTAGTTTATGATCAACTGGATTTTGAACCTGTAACTCATTCTCATTCAGATGCTTACAATAGAATAGTTAGCAGATATAATGAGATGTTGCAGTCAATTGATCTGATTCGTCAAATCATGCGCAGAATTCCGGAAAAAGGCAAAATTCATAAAACACTGCCTAATGTACTGAACTGGAAAATTCCAGCTGGAGAAACCTATGTGAAAGCCGAATCCACCCGCGGTGAATACGGCTATTATCTGGTTTCAGATGGTTCTGGTAAACCTAGAAGATGTTACGTGCGAGGTCCCAGCTACACACATGCAATTCCACTTTTGGAACATTTAGCAATCGGAACAAACATCGCAGATCTTGCAGCTTTGATGGTTTCTCTGCACACTTATCCACCGGAAATTGAGAGGTAAAATTATGAGCTTAAAAGATATATTGTCACCGTTTTATGTTTGGAAGAGAGCTTTCGAAAAACCCTACACAACACCAAATCCGCTTCAAGACAGACCAGGAGCCGAAAGATATCGAGGTTTTCATCAAAATGATCTGGAAAAATGCATCGGCTGTGGCTCTTGTGAAGCGATCTGCCAGAATGCAGCAATCGACATGGTTCCGGTAGAAGGAATTGAAACGACGAAAAAAGACAGTGGACTTCGTCCGCAAATAGATTATGGTCGCTGCTGCTGGTGCGCTTTATGTGTAGATATCTGTACAACCGATTCCTTGAAAATGAGCAATGATTATACCTGGGTAGATACTGATGCAGATGTTTTTCGATTTGTACCGGGAGCAGAAACAAAAAAATGGGACAAAATCGAAGAAGGTTATCAGCGGAGTGATGAATATAAATTGTTACTTCCAGATCAAATAAAAATGCCGATGATGACAGCAGATGAAAGCATTCAATCTTTTTTGGAAGTGGTGAAAGGATACTCCAAAAATGAAGCGATAAGAGAAGCAGAACGGTGCGTGGAATGCGGACTTTGTGTGGCTTCCTGTCCTGCCCATATGGACATCCCCGAATACATCAAAGCAATCAGAGAAGATAATCTGGAAGAAGCTTTACAGCTGCTTTATAAGACAAATCCAATGCCTTCGACATGTGGAAGAATTTGTACTCATCTTTGTGAAGGTGCTTGTTCGATTGGTGTAAAGGGTGAAGCTCTGGCAATTCGCTGGCTCAAACGCTATATTGTAGATCAGATCGAACCTTCCAAATTCAAAGAAATTCTAAAGGATGAATTCAAACCCAACAATAAGAAAATAGCAATAATTGGAGCAGGCCCGGCTGGTTTGAGTGCTGCATATTATTTGATTACTACCGGTTATGATGTTACAGTTTTTGAAGCTAATGAAAAAGCCGGCGGCATGATCCGTTATGGCGTTCCCGAATATCGCATGCCCTACGATAAACTGGATGAAGAAATCGCTTACATCGAAAATCTGGGAGTGAAGATAAAATATAATTACAGGATCGGAGAAAAGATAAAATTTCAGGATCTGCAAAATGATTTCGAGGCAATTTTCATTTCTCCGGGTATGTGGAATTCCATTCCTGTAAATATTGTAGGTGAAGAACTTCCGCAAGTATTATCGGGAATTCAGCTTCTGAACAAAGTGACAAATAAAGAAAAAATAGAACTTGGCAAAAAAGTGGGTGTTATTGGTGGTGGAAACTCTGCCATGGATGCTGCCAGAACCGCTCGCAGATTGGGAGCGGAAGTTGATATCTATTATCGTCGAAGAATAGAAGATATGCCTGCTGATGATGAAGAAATTGATGAAGCTCAGGAAGAGGGAATTAAATTCTATCCGCAAACAACACCCTTGGAAATCAAAAAAGACGGAAAGGGAATTATTTTAATTTGGGGTAAGAATAAAATGAAATATGAGGAAGGAAAACGCCCGAAACCCATTCTTATCAAAGGTGAATCTTTTGAAGTGAAACTTGATTCATTGATAATTGCTATTGGTCAGAATGCCGATTTCACATTCCTACCAGAAAAATTAAGAGATAAAATTGAAACAAAATGGGATAAGATCGTGGTGGATGAAAATGGCAAGACCAACATTCCCAAAGTATTTTCCGGTGGTGATGCTTCCAATTATAAAGCTGATGCCATCAGCGCAATTGCCGATGGTCACCGTGCTGCGATGGGAATCGATAAATTTTTGAATTCAGGTAAAAATGTAAATTAATCGCATCTACATTCAAAGGAGAAGAATAATGCTGATAGAAGATATTTTAAAAGAAAAAGGCCGACAAATAATATCGATCAATCAAAAAGATTCTATCTGTGATGTTTTGCAGCTTTTCACAGAAAAGAAGATCGGCTCGGTAATCGTGATGGATGATAATGAAAAAATTGCCGGGATAATAACTGAAAAAGATGTTTTAAAATGTTATCGGGATGCTGAAAAATTCGATCAATTGAAAATAAAAGATTTTATGACTCCCAAAGAAAACCTGATAATTGCATCTTACAATGATGACATCCAATATGCCATGTGCATGATGACAAAACACAGGATAAAGCATTTGCCGATTTTTAAAGATTCTCAACTTTTTGGGATAATTTCAATAGGAGATCTCATCAAAGCCCAACTTAAGCAAAGCCAGCATACTGCGAAAACATATCTTGATCTTTTGGAAGGAAAAACTCCTCAACCTGACAATGAAGAATTTTAAAGAATTATTTTTTTCTTATCTAATATAAAATATATTTAATTTTTCTTGCATCAGGTTTATACTTGACAAATAATAACTCTGATGAAAAGAAGTGAATGTGTAATTTTAGAAAATTCTTTTAAAGAAGGAGATATTATGAAGAAGAGTCTTAGAATGTTGTTGGGATTTGTAATTCTGGCATCGATTTTACTTTCCGCTTGTGCACCTCCACCACCTCCTGTTACAAAGGATCAGTTGGACATAGCAGAGCAGGAAGCAATTGCTGCCGAAGAAGCTGCAGCCGATCAGTGTGCTGCCACAAAAGAAATGGAAGCAAAAGTTTCTGCAAAACAGGCAGAGCTTGATGATTTGAAAAATTACAAAAATGAACTGGAAGCAAGGAAATAGGGGGAACAGATGAAAAAATTTATCATTTTATTAATCGCAGTTATGATCGTTGTTCCTGCTGTTATTAGTGCAAAAGTTGCT
This window contains:
- a CDS encoding FAD-dependent oxidoreductase; translation: MSLKDILSPFYVWKRAFEKPYTTPNPLQDRPGAERYRGFHQNDLEKCIGCGSCEAICQNAAIDMVPVEGIETTKKDSGLRPQIDYGRCCWCALCVDICTTDSLKMSNDYTWVDTDADVFRFVPGAETKKWDKIEEGYQRSDEYKLLLPDQIKMPMMTADESIQSFLEVVKGYSKNEAIREAERCVECGLCVASCPAHMDIPEYIKAIREDNLEEALQLLYKTNPMPSTCGRICTHLCEGACSIGVKGEALAIRWLKRYIVDQIEPSKFKEILKDEFKPNNKKIAIIGAGPAGLSAAYYLITTGYDVTVFEANEKAGGMIRYGVPEYRMPYDKLDEEIAYIENLGVKIKYNYRIGEKIKFQDLQNDFEAIFISPGMWNSIPVNIVGEELPQVLSGIQLLNKVTNKEKIELGKKVGVIGGGNSAMDAARTARRLGAEVDIYYRRRIEDMPADDEEIDEAQEEGIKFYPQTTPLEIKKDGKGIILIWGKNKMKYEEGKRPKPILIKGESFEVKLDSLIIAIGQNADFTFLPEKLRDKIETKWDKIVVDENGKTNIPKVFSGGDASNYKADAISAIADGHRAAMGIDKFLNSGKNVN
- a CDS encoding CBS domain-containing protein translates to MLIEDILKEKGRQIISINQKDSICDVLQLFTEKKIGSVIVMDDNEKIAGIITEKDVLKCYRDAEKFDQLKIKDFMTPKENLIIASYNDDIQYAMCMMTKHRIKHLPIFKDSQLFGIISIGDLIKAQLKQSQHTAKTYLDLLEGKTPQPDNEEF